AGAGCTTGCTCCCGGTGGGTATCAAGCACTTCCTCCCAGAAGAGCCAGTGGGAATCCATTCCCAGGCTccccccccagctcctctgtgtcacccccatccctgtgctgcaggagcaccCTGGGGTGAGGGTCCTAGCCACCCCTGGCCCCCAGCACCAGCTTGTACCCAAGCCATGCATCCTGAAGGGTGTGATTTAAGGAGTGAAGACCCCCAGATCCTGCTGTGCATCCCTCTGGTCACATCCCAGCATCCAGCATAGGACTGGGCTGCAGCATACTGGTCCCGATCCCAGCACCCAGCTCCTGagccagcacccagccctgTGGATGGAAACCTTCGAAGCCCCTCACCCCAATGAGCTTCCTAACAAGAGCAGAGCCTGTCACAGCTCCAAACATCCCTGGAtgaccccatccctggatgggATGACCTGGGGAGCGTGTGAGCACACGCTCAACACTAACTGCCACACATCCTCCTACCCACCGAGAtgtccaggtgagcaccccatTGCCCACCCACCCTGTCCCGTGGCCACTTACTGAATTTCTTGAAGACCCGTCGTTTCTGGCCCTCGGCCATGGCCGCGCTGCTCGGAGGCCGCGGGGACCGAGAGGGACAAGTACATAACTGTGAAGCCCTTCCCTGCCCgctcctcccttcctgcccccCCCTGCAACCACCCTGCAGTCACTCATCGCTCGCTCAGCGTTTCCTGCCCAGTGCTGTCATCTGCTCCCTGCCccgctgctgtccctgcccgcCCTCACACTGTCCCCACAGTTCCTGAAGTCCCCGTGGCTGCTTgcacctgcctggctgctcaAGAGTCACCTCTGCACCCCGTTTTGGGGACGTCTGCCAGATGTGGACAACCAAAAACCTCTGGGTGCCAGCTCTAGAGGAAGGCGCCAGCCCTAAAAGAGGGTTCCAGCCCCATGGAGGAAGGTGACAGCCCTAGAGGAGTGTGACAGCCCTTTGGATGAGGGTGCCAGCTCTGTGGAtgaggctccagccctgcagacagaacTGTGCCATGCACATCTGATGCTCAGCCCCTGTGGGGTGAGAGCTGGGTGTCATCGCTGCCAGCAGGAGCACTCCCACCAGCCATTCTCTCGTTCTGGGGACATTGACGTGCTCCATAACAGTGTCGCCATGCAGGACAACGTGGCCTGGACCCAGCAGGGGTCTGGTGTCCGTGTTTCCCCTTCCCCGGGGAGCTGGTGGTTCCCATCACCAGGATGCTGGCAGTCACCTCTGCCACAGCTCGGTCCTTGGGTGCTGTCCACCTCGGGGACCAGTTTCGAACAGCCTGAGACCGAACTCTTTGTCCTGCACCGGGACACAGCCACGGCCGGGGGAGGAACTCAGGGTCCCCTCAACCAGACCCTGGAATCCTCCTGCCTGGCCACGGCCTCCCTACGTCACAGccgcagctgcaggaggagaagctCTGTTTAACTCCTGACGTGTTTAAGCACACACGGGGCACAAGGCAACGCGCTTCAGGGCCACCGGCACCGGCGACCGCTCGGTGCTCCCGGGCCACCAGGGGGGACAACATGGCGGCGTCCCCAAGGACTGCAACGCCCACAAGGCCCCGCGCGGCGGCTGGTATGTCACGTGATGGCGCCGCCGCGTCACGTGGCGGAACGGGCGGGACGCGGTGCTGTGGCAACGGCGCGGCCGCCATGGCCAAGCAGTACGACATGGTCGAGTGCCCCTTCTGCGACGAGGTTTCCAAGTACGAGAAGCTCGCCAAGATCGGGCAGGGCACCTTCGGGTGAGTGCTCGCCGGCTCCGGCCCTccctggcccggcccggccccggccttCCCCGGCCTCAGGCCTGCAGCCGGGGCCCAGCCCCGCGGCCCATGGGCGCCTGCCTCGGGTGCTCCTTGCTCGCGTGTCCTTTCCCCGGCCGCCCCTCTGGCTTCAGAGAACCAGTCTGGCTCCTGGGCCCTATTTTCCTCAACCTGAGATCCCgctctgtcccagctctggcagagcagagtTAACCTTGAAAACAGTTAGGGTGAGGATCTGAAACTTGCCTCCAAATGTGCAATTTTTTGCTCAGAATGTGCTACGTTACTGGAAATCCTTATAAGGCTGCAAGAGCTCTGGGCTGTCTGTTGGTTCAGTGagtcctggagcctttggccCAGCGGGAATGTGGCTATATTGGCTCAGCACAGTAAAGCTCTGTACGGTGCTTTAGTGTGTCTCGCTTGGGCTTGTTCCTTGTGGGGGCACCTGGCTCCTTCCTCCTTGTGCTgctcatggtttttttttttttcctctttttttacaGGGAAGTTTTCAAAGCCAAACATCGCCAAACAGGCAAGAAAGTAGCACTGAAGAAGGTGTTGATGGAAAATGAGAAGGAAGGGGTAAGTGTGGGGCGTGGCTGGGTTGGGCCTGTTGTCTCCTGGGCTGCAAAGGCACATGGCAGCAGCAAGGGGACTGGGCTGCACGGGATGGCTGCTGGGAAGTGACACTTCCCATGTGTTTCTCCTCTGGGACCCCAAGCACAGGGCTCCGCACTGGCTGTGTCTGTGGAAGAACTGGGTGATGTGTGAAGCACATgctcaggagctggggagagagTTAAGAGCTTaaacagcaaaggcagcagccagAGAGGCTGTtgtgcagctcaggctgggctgTACCATGTCCTGGTGTGAATGTAAAAGGTGAGGAGAGGAGGGCAGGACCTGTCAAGCTGCATGGTCACACCTCTCCTGTTCTCTTGGAGAGATGGCCTGGTCTCCTGCACCTCCAACCTCCATTCTCTCTTTATCTTTTCCAGTTTCCCATCACAGCCTTGCGAGAAATTAAAATCCTCCAGCTGCTCAAACACGAGAATGTGGTGAACCTCATAGAAATCTGCAGGACCAAAGGTACTTTGCAGGGTCTCCCTTGTGTTAATGGTGGCTTttctgagccctgctgagcaggCTGGTGTCTTGTGCTGGGAGTGGAGTGGTCTAGCTGAGCACGGGGCTCTGTTCCTGCCTGTGACATGGGGTGACAGGTCACTTATCTTGGAAAAGAGTTTCTAAATGGGTCAGGACGTTGCTGAAGCTCAGATGGAAAAAGCTGTTGTGGTCCTGCCAGGATATGCCTGTGCCATAGCAGTGaatgctgcctgtgctgggaaacTCCCTTCTGAGAGGCTTTAAATGAACCAGCACTTTGGAGCAGAGGCtcctcagcctggagctgcctctCTTGGTTGTCTTGTGATGGTTtctggcagctctgagctgatgacacagctccagctgaggcTCACTCAGCATCTCTTTCTGTGGGTGATGTAACTGCTtgtgctgggagggctgggactCCACATGGGCAGttctgagctgctcttccaCCTCCTCACTCCCACCTGATGCCTTGTGCCCCCACTGCTTCGTAGGCTCAGCACACCTGGCCTGGCTCTGTTTACAGTGAAACTGCTCTATAACATTTGCTAGAGTTTATATATAATTCTCTTACATGGATTTGTACTGGAAAAATACTTTGGAAAGTGACAGTTGATGTTACAGCCTGCCCTTCCCTAGccagggaaataaaaacaaaacctactagtatctggtatttttttaaaaagtccagTCACTGAATGGGCAGAAATGTCTGGCCTAGGGATGGGAAAGTCAAGATACTCCAGTACTCATTTGTGTGTACATTACTGTCTGAATAGGTATGAGTAAAAACACCAATGacaagttaatttttaattcactCTGTGATTAAAAGAGCTGCCATGATTCGGTGTCTGGCATAccaaaagtaaatatttttgtagacATGTCATTTGTTccctttttatgttttgtttgtaTTCCAGTTTTTATCCAAATCTACCTTGACCTCAGTTTGCAGTAAAgtagaaatgtttcatttactgTTGTCAAACGTgaggcttttctctttttatgttGGAAAGGTGTGTTTGgggctgtgtctgtgtgagGAACTGCAGACCCAATGTAGCAGGCACCCTCCTGGGGAGGAGAGCAGTGTGCTTCTGTGGGGGCTAAGCTTTTCCGGCTGGAGATGCTGATGAGCAGGTTTTGCTGATTACAACTGatgaaaatcagcttttctttttaataacattttgcGTGGGTGCTCCAGGAACAAGATTGAAATCGATTGCTTCACCTGAAGTCTGCTATCATTCACTTCAAATTGGAGTTGGAGTTTTATATCGCTTTGATCAAGATCAGTCCATTTTTGCAGATCCTGTTTGAGGTTGCAGGAAATCTCACTTTTTAATGTCAGATTAGACAGATTTTCCgtgtttctgcattttttcctggGGCTGTCTGTGGGTGCCTCCTCTATCTCTGGTTCTTGGCTGGCAGCCACGGCTTGCAGGGAGGAAACCCCACAGCCGTTatgagcccagagcagcacgAAGTGAAGCTTTCAAAGGTTGCCATGCCCTTTCCTTGCCTGTCTGATAACATTTGCTGCACCAATCCTCATCTCCTGTTCTTGTGTTGCTAGTTTTTGCTCAGTTCTTCTTTAAAAAGGACCTTGAGGCCTGCAGGCTGTCTGGTTCTCTATGTTCCTGTGCCCTGAGATTCTGTGTAGGGGGTGTTGTATGAGCTGCAGGGTGGTGGGAGGTGAGAGGAGCTGTGACCCAGTGAAGGGTCCCTCACTGACAGCCGCTCtgtgcctctcctgcagcctctccGTACAACCGGTGCAAGGGCAGCATCTACCTTGTGTTTGACTTCTGTGAGCACGACCTGGCTGGCCTTCTCAGCAACGCCCATGTCAAGTTCACACTGTCAGAGATCAAGAAAGTTATGCAGATGCTCCTGAACGGACTTTACTACATCCACAGGAACAAGGTAATGGGAAAggctcctgctgtgctcagagggTGGCTTTCCAAGGGACAGGTGTCttagcacaggctgcagggaaatCCTTGTTTCCCACCTCTGCAGCCTGAGCATTGTGCTGGCGCAAGACACCTAAGGAGGGCACTTCATTCACTTAACTCCTCAATGTCTGTCCTTGTGCAGATCTTGCACCGAGACATGAAAGCAGCAAACGTCTTGATCACGCGGGATGGAGTCCTGAAGCTGGCGGACTTTGGGCTGGCTCGAGCTTTCAGCCTGGCTAAGAACAGCCAGCCAAACCGCTACACCAACCGCGTGGTGACCCTGTGGTATCggcccccagagctgctcctagGTAGGAGGGGCCCTAGGTGGGCTCTGCCGGCTTCTCGGCCCTTCTCGGCCCTCTGGGAGACTAACTCGGCATCTCCGTTTAGGGGAGCGCGACTACGGCCCCCCCATTGATCTCTGGGGTGCAGGCTGCATCATGGCAGAGATGTGGACCCGCAGCCCCATCATGCAGGGGAACACGGAGCAGCACCAGCTCACCCTCATCAGCCAGCTCTGTGGATCCATCACACCGGAGGTGAGGGCGAGAGTGGGGATGGGCTGTGGAGAGCAGGAGTGTGGGCAGAGTCTGGGACCAGGCACTTGTGcctcttccctgccctgtgtgctggctgctgtgtgCTCCCAGTAGTGGGGTGTGCCTGCTGTtggcagggaggctggagaaTCTTCTAGCCTGTGTTTTGGCGTTGTCTCTCAGACAGCCGTCAATTTCTGCTTAAAGaagggtggggttttttattttgaggtGTTTTGCGCTGGTCACCTTGAAAAGCCTCTTGAATTCTGTCTTGTGATTTGCGGCATCAGCTCAGCTCTGGTGTGAGCACCCGGCCCCTTCTCAGCTCCTCCTTCATAAGCAGCTCGTCCTGCCCTCTTGTGGGGAGCAAGCTGAGGGATCTCAGCCCAGACTGGGATCTGCGGGATGttgtgctggcagctgcagagtCCTCATCCTGCTGTCAGTCATTATGTAAATACACTGAAGGTGCTTTCTTTGGCAACACCTGTTGTGGTCTCACCCAGATCGAGATAAGTGCTGGTGATTGCAGCAGGCTTTGCTTTCTAAGGATAAaaggtgccacatccaggtgATTATTTAGCAATCAGTTTTGTCACTTTATCTTTCTGGATGCGGTAGCTGGCCTGAACCGTGCTTTCtagtatttcttttcctggggGAGCCAGAAATCCTTGAGCATCGTTTCCACACCAGGAAGACTGTCCTGACTTGTCCACATGACTCCAGGCCTTTAGCGCCTCTTTGTTGCTGTGAGAACAATGTCTGCCAGCTTGGAGGTTATAAAATAGAATTGTTATCTTGGTTTGCCTGAGGGTGTTTGAACCAAAAATGGCTTGTCCTTTCCATAACTACTTCTTGCCaacctcttttccttccccttgcCAGGTGTGGCCGAATGTGGACAAGTACGAGCTGTACGAGAAGCTGGATCTCCCCAAGGGGCAGAAGCGGAAGGTGAAGGATCGCCTCAAGGCCTACGTCAAAGACCCCTACGCGCTGGACCTCATCGAcaagctgctggtgctggatCCCGCCCAGCGCATCGACAGCGACGACGCCCTGAACCACGACTTCTTCTGGTCGGACCCCATGCCCTCAGACCTCAAGAACATGCTGTCCACCCACAACCAGTCCATGTTTGAGTACCTGGCCCCACCACGCAGGAGGGGTGGGCACATGCCCCAGCAGCCGGCGAACCAGGGCAGGAACCCAGCGGCCACCAACCAGACTGAATTCGACAGAGTGTTTTGACATCCAGCAGGGTCCTGGCTGGGCTTCTCCACGTTAAATGGAGATGTCCTGTCAAGGTGCTTTTGCCTAGGAAAGGACTTTTTTCAAGGTGAATTGACTGATGGTGTTAACAGAGCTTGGCCATCTCCTCGGCCACCGCAGAGCTGCGTGACTTGGGGAGGTGATATCTATGAGCTCGACGTTGTTTCCCTGCAGTTTCCTGTCTCAGAACTTGGTTTTGTCCCCCAAAAGTCTGTATTAGTTATATTAAACTTGCAGATCAATTGTTATGGATCTGGTGATGGGAAAAGCGTCTCCATCCATGCTGGAGCTCTTGGCAAATGGTACCAGGACTGGGAGTAGCTGCCCTGGACCAAACTGGGCCCTGCTTGGAGACGTCTCAGCTCTCTTGGTCTGTCATAGCTCCTGCATGGAGTATCCTCCGAGCACTGAAGCGTTGATGAAGGACGAGGCAGGTGCTTTTGGGTCATCAGATGTGTCTTGGGGAAGGCAGAGCCACACTAGACAGCATGACTAGCTCTCCCTGGAGACTGGGATCTAGTCTAAAAAGGGCTTATTGGGCAAACCAGAggtggtggcagagctggatgCTCCGTGTAGCCAGGAGACCAGGACAGCTGGTCTCTGTGACAGCACATGGCATCCGTGCTTTCTAAATTGCAAACCATGACTGGGAGTCATACTGGATACACCCAGCCTGCTGCAGCcaagcactgccctgtgcctgagGTGAGACCTGCCCTCCTGCTGTCTGCAGGGATTTCAGGATGGTGTGGCAGGGCTGGTCACaccgtgctgggagcagggggacaCTCATGTATCCCCTGctctctcctggagctcttTGCATGAGAGACTAGAACAAGACCACTGCCTCCTTGGGTACAGTGACTAGCCTGACCCACTGGGATCACCTGTGCACACCTTATGTCAGAACTTGTCAGGATCAATTCATAGAGAGCAAGTGGTCCTCCACAGCTGCACAGTTTCCCGTGGCTATCAGCTGTAGCCAGCCGTCTTCTCCCTGAGCCACATGGATGCCAGGATCCCGGGATTCAAGGTGTGCAGCTGGTGATAGCATTTGGCACTTGGTAATTGTCTGTTAACAATTACTGACAAAAGCCATTGGTAGTGTAAAGTCCCATGAGGAAGTGGTGGTGAGTGGGGCCATTCTCAGGATGAAAAATAGGCTTG
The genomic region above belongs to Vidua macroura isolate BioBank_ID:100142 chromosome 21, ASM2450914v1, whole genome shotgun sequence and contains:
- the CDK9 gene encoding cyclin-dependent kinase 9; the encoded protein is MAASPRTATPTRPRAAAGMSRDGAAASRGGTGGTRCCGNGAAAMAKQYDMVECPFCDEVSKYEKLAKIGQGTFGEVFKAKHRQTGKKVALKKVLMENEKEGFPITALREIKILQLLKHENVVNLIEICRTKASPYNRCKGSIYLVFDFCEHDLAGLLSNAHVKFTLSEIKKVMQMLLNGLYYIHRNKILHRDMKAANVLITRDGVLKLADFGLARAFSLAKNSQPNRYTNRVVTLWYRPPELLLGERDYGPPIDLWGAGCIMAEMWTRSPIMQGNTEQHQLTLISQLCGSITPEVWPNVDKYELYEKLDLPKGQKRKVKDRLKAYVKDPYALDLIDKLLVLDPAQRIDSDDALNHDFFWSDPMPSDLKNMLSTHNQSMFEYLAPPRRRGGHMPQQPANQGRNPAATNQTEFDRVF